In the Vicia villosa cultivar HV-30 ecotype Madison, WI unplaced genomic scaffold, Vvil1.0 ctg.000481F_1_1, whole genome shotgun sequence genome, one interval contains:
- the LOC131628811 gene encoding protein INVOLVED IN DE NOVO 2-like: protein MCIPSIGIGIGIGIGIGIGIGIGIGIGIGGLSVLIRNYALADKSVYLVLQRYNEEEAEDKTTELCSLWEEYLKDPDWHPFKVVMIDRKERMADVKTIPELMEEEARRQDKLVSNLTNIIQVKNKHLFEIEARCTETTAKMNSAMTEKDLLIQSYNEEMKKVHASAKDHFQRIFNDHEKLKSPLESQKSELELRRIALEKREAHNESERKKLAEEMASIEQLKADRNVLKLAEDQNVSTAFLLVLLMIISVLVSWNYTEINEYNPSGRYVTSELWNYKTGKRATLKEGVQFLLNTWKCKKGMLRRFVYNFVTLYSCY, encoded by the exons ATGTGTATACCCAGTATTGGTATTGGTATTGGTATTGGTATTGGTATTGGTATTGGTATTGGTATTGGTATTGGTATAGGTATTGGTGGGCTATCGGTCTTGATCCGAAACTATGCGTTGGCGGATAAAAGTGTGTACCTCGTATTG CAAAGATATAATGAGGAGGAAGCCGAAGATAAAACTACAGAACTATGTTCATTGTGGGAAGAGTATCTAAAAGACCCAGATTGGCATCCGTTTAAAGTTGTCATGATTGACAGGAAAGAAAGA ATGGCTGATGTTAAAACTATACCGGAACTAATGGAAGAAGAGGCTCGAAGGCAAGATAAACTCGTGTCCAATTTGACCAACATTATTCAAGTTAAAAACAAGCACTTATTTGAGATTGAAGCAAGATGCACCGAGACTACGGCGAAAATGAATTCTGCCATGACAGAAAAAGATTTACTCATTCAATCTTATAATGAAG AGATGAAGAAAGTACACGCAAGTGCTAAGGATCACTTCCAACGGATTTTTAATGATCACGAAAAGCTTAAATCGCCACTAGAATCTCAGAAAAGTGAGCTTGAATTGCGGAGAATTGCTTTGGAAAAACGTGAAGCACATAATGAAAGTGAAAGAAAAAAGTTGGCTGAGGAG ATGGCTTCAATAGAGCAACTGAAAGCAGATCGAAATGTTTTGAAACTGGCTGAAGATCAAAACGTCAGTACTGCCTTTCTATTAGTTTTGTTAATGATCATTAGTGTGCTTGTCAG CTGGAATTATACCGAGATTAATGAATATAATCCTAGTGGGCGATATGTAACCTCCGAATTATGGAACTACAAAACTGGAAAAAGAGCAACTTTAAAGGAAGGAGTACAATTTTTGTTGAACACATGGAAATGCAAGAAAGGAATGTTGCGAAGGTTTGTATACAACTTTGTTACTCTATATTCATGTTACTGA